One genomic window of Aggregatilinea lenta includes the following:
- a CDS encoding ACT domain-containing protein, translating into MDAAQALAHASLYTDDALYIPVHLPASAIVAAAGALAESATPFSALIADKDEVTLILPQSEWESFAHRLPDHRTAAPYRLITFDQPLEFELVGFMALVSRVLAGAGVSILAISAFERDHLLVPAAQFEAAWIALEAARNALPPGE; encoded by the coding sequence ATGGATGCCGCTCAAGCCCTGGCTCACGCCTCGCTCTACACCGACGACGCGCTTTACATTCCGGTGCACCTCCCCGCCTCGGCCATCGTCGCGGCGGCGGGCGCGCTGGCCGAAAGCGCCACGCCGTTCAGCGCGCTCATCGCGGATAAAGACGAAGTCACGCTAATCCTGCCCCAATCAGAATGGGAGAGCTTCGCGCACCGCCTGCCCGACCATCGGACCGCCGCGCCCTACCGCCTGATCACCTTCGATCAGCCGCTGGAGTTCGAGCTGGTCGGCTTTATGGCGCTGGTCAGCCGCGTGCTGGCCGGCGCGGGCGTGTCGATCCTGGCGATCAGTGCTTTCGAGCGCGATCACCTGCTCGTCCCGGCGGCCCAGTTCGAGGCGGCCTGGATCGCGCTGGAAGCGGCCAGGAACGCCTTGCCGCCCGGCGAGTAG
- a CDS encoding MDR family MFS transporter: MSLSRIQTARDSVRSVYNDYPRQFWLLVGASFIDQVGNALIFPFFAMFLTDHYGIDLAQAGVIFAIYAGTGLIGGTLGGAMADRFGRKPIALLSLVMSAAGNLAMVLAHSLTLLYVIAAVIGVVGSIGGPAWQAMMADLLPEQKRAEGYGIIRVTFNLAVTFGPIIGGLLAALSYLLLFSVDAATSFITAGILFVLLRETRPERAETDAPVETLTQTFRGYGKVFHDKLFMTFAVLGMVVWLVYFQMNSTLSVYLRDEHGIEPWGFGLLLSMNAIMVVLLQFSVTRYVSKRAFPSMLVLAVGTLLYAVGFSMFGFAASIALFVAAMVIITVGEMLVVPIGQAIAARLAPEDMRGRYMAVFGFGFAIASGSGTWLAGQIKAQLGFEWVWYLGGIVAGLAALAYLTLQIRADAAAFAVEEPVLEPTLEFSTEQGGG, encoded by the coding sequence ATGTCCCTCAGCCGCATCCAGACCGCACGAGACTCCGTACGATCCGTTTACAACGACTATCCTCGCCAGTTCTGGCTGCTGGTCGGCGCGTCCTTCATCGATCAGGTGGGCAACGCGCTGATTTTCCCGTTTTTTGCCATGTTCCTGACCGACCACTACGGGATCGATCTCGCCCAGGCGGGCGTGATCTTCGCCATCTACGCGGGGACCGGGTTGATCGGCGGCACGCTCGGCGGCGCGATGGCAGACCGCTTTGGCCGTAAACCGATCGCGCTGCTGTCATTGGTCATGAGCGCAGCAGGCAATCTGGCGATGGTGCTGGCGCACAGCCTCACCCTGTTATACGTCATCGCGGCGGTGATTGGTGTGGTGGGCAGCATCGGCGGCCCGGCATGGCAGGCGATGATGGCCGATCTGCTGCCCGAGCAAAAGCGCGCCGAGGGATACGGCATCATCCGCGTGACGTTCAATCTGGCGGTGACGTTCGGTCCGATCATCGGGGGGCTGCTGGCGGCGCTGTCGTACCTGCTGCTGTTCAGCGTGGACGCCGCGACGAGCTTCATCACAGCGGGGATCCTGTTCGTGCTGCTGCGCGAAACGCGTCCCGAACGCGCGGAGACTGATGCGCCCGTCGAGACGCTGACGCAAACCTTCCGGGGTTATGGCAAGGTGTTCCACGACAAGCTGTTCATGACGTTCGCCGTGCTGGGCATGGTGGTGTGGCTGGTGTACTTCCAGATGAACTCGACGCTGTCCGTGTACCTACGCGACGAGCATGGGATCGAGCCGTGGGGCTTCGGCCTGCTGCTGAGCATGAACGCGATCATGGTCGTGCTGCTGCAGTTTTCGGTGACGCGCTACGTGAGCAAGCGCGCCTTCCCGTCGATGCTGGTGCTGGCGGTGGGCACGCTGCTGTACGCGGTCGGCTTCAGCATGTTCGGCTTCGCGGCCAGCATCGCGCTATTCGTGGCGGCAATGGTCATCATCACGGTGGGCGAAATGCTGGTCGTGCCGATCGGGCAGGCGATTGCGGCGCGGCTGGCGCCGGAGGATATGCGCGGGCGCTACATGGCCGTGTTCGGGTTCGGCTTCGCGATCGCGTCCGGCAGCGGTACGTGGCTGGCCGGGCAGATCAAGGCGCAGCTTGGCTTCGAGTGGGTGTGGTACCTGGGCGGCATCGTGGCCGGGCTGGCCGCGCTGGCCTACCTGACGCTGCAAATCCGGGCGGACGCGGCGGCGTTTGCGGTGGAGGAGCCGGTGTTGGAGCCGACGCTGGAGTTCAGCACGGAGCAGGGCGGGGGTTAG
- a CDS encoding DUF1015 domain-containing protein, which translates to MAVIKPFRGVRYNADRVGSLQDVVSQPYDRITDELQARYYALSPYNIVRIIQGKAEPGDTPEGSNVYTRANDAYHQWRDEGVLARENRPALYAYEQTFTVEGKQYVRLGMIAAVKLAEFDEGIILPHERTHAGPKEDRLRLISTLQAHTEQIFLLYPDADNRVNALLRRAIGDRQPDLDVEELLESGVRQRLWVVTDEATLAAIEAEMGPKRNLIIADGHHRYETALNYRNAQRAAHPDASPDAAFNYVAATLVSMDDPGLVVLPTHREICSFTATAPAEVLERARLYFNAAHVDDLAACLEALNTADAPDVFGYYGGPDVGFYTLTLQDAALIDRLITSDQSPEWKSLAVSIAHRILIEQVAGVPVEGVEDKSMIRYHRSASEAVDSIDRGEGNFVFFLRPTRMDSIKAVAGHGEKMPQKSTDFYPKMISGLVLMPLDPGEQV; encoded by the coding sequence ATGGCCGTGATCAAGCCGTTTCGCGGCGTCCGCTACAACGCCGATCGTGTTGGCAGCCTTCAGGACGTTGTGAGCCAGCCGTATGACCGCATCACCGACGAGCTTCAGGCGCGTTATTACGCGCTCAGCCCCTACAACATCGTCCGCATCATTCAGGGCAAAGCGGAACCCGGCGATACGCCGGAAGGCTCCAATGTCTACACGCGCGCCAACGACGCCTATCACCAGTGGCGCGACGAAGGTGTGCTGGCCCGCGAAAACCGCCCGGCACTGTATGCCTACGAGCAGACCTTCACGGTCGAGGGCAAGCAATACGTCCGGTTGGGCATGATTGCCGCAGTGAAGCTGGCCGAGTTCGACGAGGGCATCATCCTGCCTCACGAGCGCACCCACGCCGGGCCGAAGGAAGATCGACTGCGCCTGATCAGCACGCTCCAGGCTCACACCGAGCAGATCTTCCTGCTCTACCCCGACGCCGACAACCGCGTCAACGCCCTGCTGCGCAGAGCCATCGGCGACCGCCAGCCGGATCTGGACGTCGAGGAATTGCTCGAGAGCGGCGTGCGCCAGCGGTTGTGGGTCGTCACCGACGAAGCGACGCTGGCCGCCATCGAAGCCGAGATGGGGCCGAAGCGCAACCTGATCATCGCGGATGGCCATCACCGCTACGAAACCGCGCTGAACTACCGCAACGCACAGCGCGCCGCCCACCCTGATGCGTCGCCGGATGCGGCCTTCAACTACGTCGCCGCGACGCTGGTCAGCATGGACGATCCCGGCCTCGTGGTGCTGCCTACCCACCGCGAAATCTGCAGTTTCACCGCGACCGCCCCGGCGGAGGTACTCGAACGCGCCCGGCTCTACTTCAACGCCGCCCACGTGGACGATCTGGCCGCATGCCTGGAAGCGCTCAACACGGCGGACGCGCCGGACGTTTTCGGCTACTACGGCGGCCCCGACGTAGGGTTCTACACGCTCACCCTGCAGGACGCCGCGCTCATCGATCGCCTGATCACCAGCGACCAGTCACCGGAATGGAAGTCGCTCGCGGTCAGCATTGCGCACCGCATCCTGATCGAACAGGTCGCGGGTGTGCCGGTGGAGGGTGTCGAGGATAAGTCGATGATCCGCTACCATCGTAGCGCGTCGGAAGCGGTCGATAGCATCGATCGCGGCGAGGGGAACTTCGTGTTCTTCCTGCGCCCCACCCGCATGGACAGCATCAAGGCCGTCGCTGGGCACGGCGAGAAAATGCCGCAAAAGAGCACGGACTTTTACCCGAAGATGATCTCCGGCCTCGTGCTCATGCCACTCGATCCCGGCGAGCAGGTGTAA